A DNA window from Streptomyces bacillaris contains the following coding sequences:
- a CDS encoding putative bifunctional diguanylate cyclase/phosphodiesterase, translated as MSVLGTWLSPRTAAGSTGLRARILLGLVCAGYSVGAAVGWGSPELARFMGDFGLAAAALVAAVSCFLYARVSAGRYRPAWLLFSLSSLMAACGNAVWGWYEVVLGVPVPTPSLADAFFLCFAPPAIVGLLVLAKRPVTRAGWVCLALDAWLIGGSLLTLAWSLALAHAAHMAGVQEASVGPAALSLAYPLLDIVLVSMVLALHFRRSGANRSAVNTAIAALALTVLCDAVFTSPLLRSTYHSGQLLDAGWFAGSLLLAYAPWGVRRRPGSDRPGPPRTASRPIAGSLAALTPYLAAAVCTLGILYNVVDGRRVDRVVIFTGCTVVLALVVRQGIMLLDNISLTQELAQKENHFRSLVQGSSDVIMIAAPSGTLRYVSPAAAGVYGRDAEDLVGAELSSIIHPDDLGRVVHEVRRFLAAPPHEEPTTRIECRFRSGTGDWLNVESTVNRHQGGLLLNSRDVTERVRLQAQLQHNAEHDPLTDLPNRALFTARVRKALTGRRAGDSGTAVLFIDLDGFKAVNDTIGHQAGDELLIQAARRLQESVRAGDTAARLGGDEFAALIMGDGTRDQAAREYQVHEIADRLRLTLSQPYRIGPSEVRVAASIGVAFAEPAITPTDLMRNADLAMYRAKAGGKDRVELYAPQMQADVVRRSELATRLRTALREGEFALLHQPVVHLASGSVAAVAAQARWRSAQGILFTPAEFLRVTGDDDRTAELGRWLLEEAVKQAADRARAGHPAAVSVRLSATRLLDKALPFGSIEALLTRHGLPSGALMIEVADSDPRISFDELEQRLVALRRLGVRIALDGFGSGFAAINALRRLPIDVLKLDRTLVEGVVESARLHKITSGLLRIACDLGLQSVADGVDVPEQVLALRAMGCTHGQGMAFSGPLDEYRLRRALVRGQFPVPGVPGPRTVMAGGSIPLLTGSHAETPVPPT; from the coding sequence GTGAGCGTCCTGGGGACCTGGCTCTCGCCGCGGACCGCCGCCGGCTCCACCGGGCTCCGCGCCCGGATCCTGCTCGGCCTGGTCTGCGCCGGATACTCCGTCGGCGCCGCCGTCGGCTGGGGCTCGCCGGAACTGGCCCGCTTCATGGGCGACTTCGGCCTCGCCGCCGCCGCACTGGTGGCCGCCGTCTCCTGCTTCCTCTACGCCCGGGTGAGCGCCGGCCGGTACCGCCCCGCCTGGCTGCTCTTCTCACTCTCCTCCCTCATGGCGGCGTGCGGGAACGCCGTCTGGGGGTGGTACGAGGTGGTGCTCGGCGTCCCCGTGCCCACCCCGTCCCTGGCCGACGCCTTCTTCCTCTGCTTCGCGCCGCCCGCCATCGTCGGCCTGCTCGTCCTCGCCAAACGCCCGGTCACCCGGGCCGGCTGGGTCTGTCTCGCCCTGGACGCCTGGCTGATCGGCGGCTCCCTGCTCACCCTGGCCTGGAGCCTCGCCCTCGCGCACGCCGCGCACATGGCGGGCGTCCAGGAGGCCAGCGTGGGCCCGGCGGCGCTCTCGCTCGCCTATCCGCTGCTGGACATCGTCCTCGTCTCCATGGTGCTCGCACTCCACTTCCGCCGCTCCGGCGCCAACCGCTCCGCCGTCAACACCGCCATCGCCGCCCTGGCGCTGACCGTCCTGTGCGACGCCGTCTTCACCTCGCCGCTGCTGCGCTCCACGTACCACTCGGGCCAGTTGCTGGACGCCGGGTGGTTCGCCGGCTCGCTCCTCCTGGCCTACGCGCCCTGGGGCGTACGCCGTCGGCCCGGCAGCGACCGCCCGGGACCCCCGCGCACCGCCAGCCGCCCCATCGCCGGGTCGCTGGCCGCGCTGACCCCGTATCTCGCCGCCGCCGTCTGCACGTTGGGCATCCTGTACAACGTGGTCGACGGCCGCCGGGTCGACCGGGTCGTCATCTTCACCGGCTGCACGGTCGTGCTCGCCCTCGTCGTCCGCCAGGGCATCATGCTGCTGGACAACATCTCCCTCACCCAGGAACTGGCCCAGAAGGAGAACCACTTCCGCTCCCTGGTGCAGGGCTCCAGCGACGTCATCATGATCGCCGCCCCCAGCGGCACCCTCCGCTACGTCAGCCCCGCAGCCGCCGGGGTCTACGGGCGCGACGCGGAGGACCTCGTCGGCGCCGAGCTGTCCTCGATCATCCACCCCGACGACCTGGGCCGGGTCGTCCACGAGGTGCGCCGCTTCCTCGCCGCACCACCCCACGAGGAGCCCACCACCCGCATCGAGTGCCGCTTCCGCTCCGGCACCGGCGACTGGCTCAACGTCGAGTCCACCGTCAACCGCCACCAGGGCGGCCTGCTCCTCAACAGCCGCGACGTCACCGAACGGGTCAGGCTCCAGGCCCAGTTGCAGCACAACGCCGAGCACGACCCGCTCACCGACCTGCCCAACCGGGCCCTGTTCACCGCCCGGGTCCGCAAGGCCCTCACCGGCCGTCGCGCGGGCGACTCCGGCACCGCCGTGCTCTTCATCGACCTCGACGGCTTCAAGGCCGTCAACGACACCATCGGCCACCAGGCCGGCGACGAACTGCTCATCCAGGCCGCCCGCCGCCTCCAGGAGTCCGTCCGGGCCGGGGACACCGCCGCCCGCCTCGGCGGCGACGAGTTCGCCGCCCTCATCATGGGCGACGGCACCCGCGACCAGGCTGCCCGGGAGTACCAGGTCCACGAGATCGCCGACCGGCTCCGCCTCACCCTCTCCCAGCCCTACCGGATCGGCCCCAGCGAGGTCCGGGTGGCCGCCTCCATCGGCGTCGCCTTCGCCGAGCCCGCCATCACCCCCACCGACCTCATGCGCAACGCGGACCTCGCGATGTACCGCGCCAAGGCCGGCGGCAAGGACCGGGTCGAGCTGTACGCCCCCCAGATGCAGGCCGACGTCGTACGCCGCTCCGAGCTGGCCACCCGGCTGCGCACCGCCCTGCGCGAGGGCGAGTTCGCCCTGCTGCACCAGCCGGTCGTCCACCTCGCCAGCGGCTCCGTCGCCGCCGTCGCCGCCCAGGCCCGCTGGCGCTCCGCCCAGGGCATCCTGTTCACCCCCGCCGAGTTCCTCCGGGTCACCGGCGACGACGACCGCACCGCCGAGCTGGGCCGCTGGCTCCTGGAGGAGGCCGTCAAACAGGCCGCCGACCGGGCCAGGGCCGGTCACCCCGCCGCCGTCTCCGTGCGGCTCTCCGCCACCCGGCTGCTCGACAAGGCCCTGCCCTTCGGCTCCATCGAGGCGCTGCTGACCCGGCACGGGCTGCCCTCGGGCGCCCTGATGATCGAGGTGGCCGACAGCGATCCCCGGATCTCCTTCGACGAGCTGGAGCAGCGCCTCGTGGCCCTGCGCCGCCTCGGCGTCCGGATCGCCCTCGACGGCTTCGGCAGCGGGTTCGCCGCGATCAACGCCCTGCGCCGCCTCCCCATCGACGTACTGAAACTCGACCGCACCCTGGTCGAGGGGGTGGTGGAATCGGCCAGGCTGCACAAGATCACCAGCGGGCTGCTGCGCATCGCCTGCGACCTCGGCCTCCAGTCCGTCGCGGACGGCGTCGACGTCCCCGAGCAGGTCCTCGCCCTCCGCGCCATGGGCTGCACCCACGGCCAGGGGATGGCCTTCTCCGGCCCGCTCGACGAGTACCGGCTGCGCCGCGCCCTGGTGCGCGGACAATTCCCCGTGCCGGGCGTCCCGGGCCCCCGTACGGTGATGGCGGGCGGCTCGATCCCCC
- a CDS encoding MMPL family transporter, with protein sequence MAAIARWCIKHRLLAILIWLAALGGTAAAAGFAGSAYSNDYEVPGTESGRATELLSRGFTDLGGDTDTVVWHTTGSTVRAADVEQTMTRTLHAIDDLPGVGAVTGPYGAEGAAQISEDGRTAYATVTFDRPADEIPVSQAQALVDTAKAAESDGLQVELGGTAIALTEAPSAHIAEVVGVAVAAVVLFLAFGSLAASLLPIATALVSVGTAYAGIVLLGHVMTVADFAPMLGMLIGLGVGIDYALFIVTRHRRGLRQGMSVTDAARNAVTTTGRAVVFAGATVCIALLGMLILRLSFLNGVAIAASLTVVLTVAASVTLLPALLSLIGMRALSRRERRQLAEHGPRPDLPTGFAARWSAFVERHPKLLGGIATVVMVVLALPALGLHLGTSDQGNNPATATTRQAYDLIADGFGPGVNGPLTIAAQLDGADDRLALDSLPEKLRTTEGVASVSPVTYNGGGDTAFLTVVPDSAPQSQETSELVDRIRADVLPQVQETTSLEAYVGGVTASYDDFAEIIVGKLPLFVGVVIGLGCLLLLLAFRSIGIPVKAALMNVAAVASSFGVVVAVFQWGWGSELLGLGSAGPIEPFLPVIMVSVLFGLSMDYQVFLVGRMYEEWLETGDNRRAVRVGLAETSRVINSAAVIMISVFLAFVLSGDRVIAMFGIALATAVALDAFVLRTLLVPALMHMLGGANWWLPGWLDRRLPRISIEPPDCAVEHATIPGARVTEEDVASMERPTETSTEKEHDVRGIPG encoded by the coding sequence TTGGCTGCCATCGCCCGCTGGTGCATCAAGCACCGTCTTCTCGCCATCCTCATCTGGCTCGCCGCCCTCGGCGGCACAGCCGCCGCGGCGGGGTTCGCGGGCTCCGCGTACTCCAACGACTACGAGGTGCCCGGCACCGAATCCGGCCGGGCCACCGAGCTGCTCTCGCGCGGCTTCACCGACCTCGGCGGCGACACCGACACCGTGGTCTGGCACACCACCGGCTCCACGGTCCGGGCCGCCGACGTCGAACAGACGATGACCCGCACTCTCCACGCGATCGACGACCTCCCCGGGGTCGGCGCGGTCACCGGCCCGTACGGCGCCGAAGGGGCCGCGCAGATCAGCGAGGACGGCCGCACCGCCTACGCCACGGTCACCTTCGACCGGCCCGCCGACGAGATCCCCGTCTCCCAGGCCCAGGCCCTCGTGGACACCGCGAAGGCGGCCGAGAGCGACGGGCTCCAGGTCGAGCTGGGCGGCACCGCCATCGCCCTCACCGAGGCCCCCTCCGCCCATATCGCCGAAGTGGTCGGTGTCGCCGTCGCGGCCGTGGTCCTCTTCCTCGCCTTCGGCTCGCTCGCCGCCAGCCTGCTCCCCATCGCCACCGCCCTGGTCTCCGTCGGCACCGCCTACGCGGGCATCGTCCTGCTCGGCCATGTGATGACCGTGGCCGACTTCGCCCCCATGCTCGGCATGCTCATCGGGCTCGGCGTCGGCATCGACTACGCCCTCTTCATCGTCACCCGGCACCGCAGAGGCCTCCGGCAGGGCATGTCGGTCACCGATGCGGCCCGCAACGCCGTCACCACCACCGGGCGCGCGGTCGTCTTCGCCGGGGCCACCGTCTGCATCGCGCTGCTCGGCATGCTGATCCTGCGGCTGAGCTTCCTCAACGGCGTCGCCATCGCCGCCTCGCTCACCGTCGTGCTGACCGTGGCCGCCTCCGTCACCCTGCTGCCCGCCCTCCTCTCCCTCATCGGGATGCGGGCCCTCAGCCGCCGCGAACGCCGGCAGCTCGCGGAGCACGGCCCCCGCCCCGACCTGCCCACCGGCTTCGCCGCCCGCTGGTCCGCCTTCGTCGAGCGCCACCCCAAGCTGCTCGGCGGGATCGCGACCGTCGTCATGGTCGTCCTCGCCCTGCCCGCCCTCGGCCTCCACCTCGGCACCTCCGACCAGGGCAACAATCCGGCCACCGCCACCACCCGGCAGGCGTACGACCTGATCGCGGACGGCTTCGGCCCCGGCGTCAACGGCCCCCTGACCATCGCCGCCCAGCTCGACGGCGCCGACGACCGGCTCGCCCTGGACTCGCTGCCCGAGAAGCTCCGTACGACCGAGGGCGTCGCCTCGGTCAGCCCCGTCACGTACAACGGCGGCGGCGACACCGCCTTCCTCACCGTCGTCCCCGACTCCGCGCCCCAGTCGCAGGAGACCAGCGAGCTGGTCGACCGCATCCGGGCGGACGTCCTGCCGCAGGTGCAGGAGACGACCTCGCTGGAGGCGTACGTCGGCGGGGTGACGGCCAGCTACGACGACTTCGCGGAGATCATCGTCGGCAAGCTGCCCCTCTTCGTCGGGGTCGTCATCGGCCTCGGCTGCCTGCTCCTGCTGCTGGCCTTCCGCTCCATCGGCATCCCCGTCAAGGCCGCCCTGATGAACGTGGCCGCCGTCGCCTCCTCCTTCGGCGTCGTCGTCGCCGTCTTCCAGTGGGGCTGGGGGAGCGAGCTGCTCGGCCTCGGCAGCGCCGGGCCCATCGAACCCTTCCTCCCCGTGATCATGGTCTCGGTCCTCTTCGGCCTCTCCATGGACTACCAGGTCTTCCTGGTCGGCCGGATGTACGAGGAGTGGCTGGAGACCGGCGACAACCGCCGGGCGGTCCGGGTCGGCCTCGCCGAGACCAGCCGGGTGATCAACTCCGCCGCCGTGATCATGATCTCCGTCTTCCTCGCCTTCGTGCTCAGCGGGGACCGGGTGATCGCCATGTTCGGCATCGCGCTGGCCACGGCCGTCGCCCTGGACGCCTTCGTCCTGCGCACTCTCCTGGTGCCCGCCCTGATGCACATGCTCGGCGGTGCCAACTGGTGGCTGCCCGGCTGGCTGGACCGCCGGCTGCCCCGGATCAGCATCGAGCCGCCGGACTGCGCGGTGGAGCATGCGACGATCCCGGGGGCGCGCGTCACGGAGGAGGACGTCGCGTCGATGGAGAGGCCGACGGAGACGTCGACGGAGAAGGAGCACGATGTTCGCGGTATCCCTGGGTGA
- a CDS encoding GNAT family N-acetyltransferase, translating to MFAVSLGDDKAELRPLEIWQAEEFLAHMDRARELVDPWIPFASFATDLDSARDLLRRYAEKQAADTGRLYGIWLEDTLVGGVLFRIFDTASGNCEIGVWLEPAAQGRGLITRAAERLIDWAVYERGMHRVEWDASAANTRSIAVAKRLGMTRDGVIRQNYLYRGVRHDSEIWSVLAPEWRARTAR from the coding sequence ATGTTCGCGGTATCCCTGGGTGACGACAAGGCGGAGCTGCGCCCGCTGGAGATCTGGCAGGCCGAGGAGTTCCTCGCCCACATGGACCGGGCCCGGGAGCTGGTCGACCCCTGGATCCCCTTCGCCTCCTTCGCCACCGACCTGGACTCGGCGCGGGACCTGCTCCGGCGGTACGCGGAGAAGCAGGCGGCGGACACCGGGCGGCTGTACGGGATCTGGCTGGAGGACACCCTCGTCGGCGGGGTCCTCTTCCGGATCTTCGACACCGCGTCCGGCAACTGCGAGATAGGCGTCTGGCTGGAGCCCGCCGCACAGGGCCGCGGCCTGATCACCCGGGCCGCCGAGCGGCTGATCGACTGGGCGGTGTACGAACGCGGGATGCACCGCGTGGAGTGGGACGCCTCCGCCGCCAACACCCGCTCGATCGCGGTCGCCAAGCGGCTCGGGATGACCCGGGACGGGGTGATCCGGCAGAACTACCTCTACCGGGGCGTGCGCCACGACTCGGAGATCTGGTCGGTCCTGGCCCCGGAGTGGCGGGCCCGCACGGCGCGCTGA
- a CDS encoding PQQ-dependent sugar dehydrogenase — MRGAVFGAVQSPGGRGAVRSPAVRKGVVAALATASLLLSAACSSGGAEGASSGTGTASPTAPQGSGSPSPGTSAELPPAKGSAKVVSTLTEGLKSPWGLAALPGGDLLVASRDEGTIHRIDGESGKQTLLGSVPGVSPAGEGGLLGLAVPSTFAADGRVYAYLTTTSDNRIVRMNYDEKRPEGQQLGAPDTILRGIPKGNIHNGGRIAFGPDKMLYAGTGEAGETELSQDKESLAGKILRMTPDGEPVHGNPEADSVVYSYGHRNVQGLAWDAQKRLWAAEFGQNTWDELNLIEPGGNYGWPEAEGKEGKDGFIDPVAQWKTSEASPSGIAYAEGSIWMAGLRGERLWRIPLSGDRAKEPLADPQAFLEEKHGRLRTVVSAGGDRLWLVTSNTDGRGEPKPGDDRILLVEVG; from the coding sequence GTGCGCGGTGCTGTGTTCGGAGCTGTTCAGTCCCCCGGGGGGCGCGGAGCCGTCCGGTCCCCCGCGGTGCGCAAGGGGGTGGTGGCCGCGCTGGCGACGGCCTCGCTGCTCCTGTCGGCCGCGTGCTCCTCGGGCGGGGCGGAGGGCGCCTCCTCCGGTACGGGCACCGCCTCGCCGACCGCCCCGCAGGGCTCCGGCTCCCCCTCACCGGGCACGTCGGCCGAGCTGCCGCCCGCCAAGGGTTCGGCGAAGGTCGTCTCGACGCTGACCGAGGGGCTGAAGTCGCCCTGGGGGCTGGCCGCGCTGCCCGGCGGTGATCTGCTGGTCGCCTCGCGCGACGAGGGCACGATCCACCGCATCGACGGCGAGAGCGGGAAGCAGACGCTGCTGGGCTCGGTGCCCGGGGTCTCCCCCGCCGGTGAGGGCGGTCTGCTGGGGCTGGCGGTCCCCTCGACGTTCGCGGCGGACGGGCGGGTGTACGCCTACCTGACCACCACCTCGGACAACCGGATCGTCCGGATGAACTACGACGAGAAGCGCCCGGAGGGGCAGCAGCTGGGCGCCCCGGACACCATCCTGCGCGGCATCCCCAAGGGGAACATCCACAACGGCGGCCGGATCGCGTTCGGCCCGGACAAGATGCTGTACGCGGGCACCGGCGAGGCCGGGGAGACGGAGCTGTCCCAGGACAAGGAGTCGCTGGCGGGCAAGATCCTGCGGATGACCCCGGACGGGGAGCCGGTGCACGGCAACCCGGAGGCGGACTCGGTGGTGTATTCGTACGGGCACCGCAATGTGCAGGGGCTCGCCTGGGACGCGCAGAAGCGGCTGTGGGCGGCCGAGTTCGGCCAGAACACCTGGGACGAGCTGAACCTGATCGAGCCCGGCGGCAACTACGGCTGGCCCGAGGCCGAGGGGAAGGAGGGCAAGGACGGGTTCATCGACCCGGTGGCCCAGTGGAAGACCTCCGAGGCCTCGCCCAGCGGTATCGCGTACGCGGAGGGCTCGATCTGGATGGCGGGGCTGCGCGGTGAGCGGCTCTGGCGGATCCCGCTCTCCGGTGACCGGGCGAAGGAACCTTTGGCGGACCCCCAGGCGTTCCTGGAGGAGAAGCACGGCCGGCTGCGCACCGTGGTGAGCGCGGGCGGCGACCGGCTCTGGCTGGTCACCAGCAACACGGACGGCCGGGGAGAGCCGAAGCCGGGAGACGACAGGATCCTGCTGGTCGAAGTGGGGTAG
- a CDS encoding DUF6191 domain-containing protein — protein sequence MFNFFEELFAPGRKHVAEEQKRLELSRVDVAAGDPARGPIDLTSGRVTVRAPECEGGSAPGHMREAPLEQDAVLTPRPRLVTEPADGRVTGGEGGGDGDGSPPGH from the coding sequence GTGTTCAATTTCTTCGAGGAACTCTTCGCCCCGGGCCGCAAGCATGTGGCCGAGGAGCAGAAGCGGCTGGAGCTGAGCCGGGTGGACGTGGCGGCCGGGGACCCGGCCCGCGGCCCGATAGACCTCACCTCCGGCAGGGTGACGGTCCGCGCACCGGAGTGCGAGGGCGGTTCGGCGCCCGGCCACATGCGCGAGGCGCCCCTGGAGCAGGACGCCGTCCTCACCCCACGCCCCCGCCTGGTCACGGAGCCGGCGGACGGCCGCGTGACGGGCGGGGAGGGCGGCGGGGACGGCGACGGGTCGCCACCCGGGCACTGA
- a CDS encoding aldo/keto reductase, producing the protein MERRTIGAAGLAVGAVGLGCMPMSWGYSASQRHGDRSVRTVHAALDAGVRLLDTADMYGPFTNELLVGRAVKGRRSEAFLSTKCGLLVGDQHIVANGRPGYVRRACDASLRRLQTDVIDLYQLHRADPEVPVEETWGAMAELVTAGKVRSLGLCAVGAHAPRRSGAGPFAGTIRQLERIQQVFPVSAVQAELSVWAPEALEELLPWCAARGVGVLAAMPLGNGYLTGTLKPGQGFEPDDLRARHPRFTAEMMAANQPVVAGLRRIAERRGASVAQVALAWVLRQGPHVVPVPGAKRERWAVENAGAADVVLDDRDLAEIAGLPPARGSWD; encoded by the coding sequence TTGGAGCGCAGGACTATCGGGGCGGCGGGGCTCGCTGTGGGCGCGGTCGGTCTGGGCTGTATGCCGATGAGCTGGGGGTACAGCGCCTCGCAGCGGCACGGCGACCGTTCGGTGCGCACGGTGCACGCGGCGCTCGACGCGGGCGTCCGGCTGCTCGACACCGCCGACATGTACGGGCCGTTCACCAATGAGCTGCTGGTGGGCCGGGCGGTCAAGGGGCGGCGGTCCGAGGCGTTCCTCTCCACCAAGTGCGGGCTCCTGGTGGGTGATCAGCACATCGTCGCCAACGGCCGCCCCGGTTACGTACGGCGGGCCTGCGACGCCTCGCTGCGGCGGCTCCAGACCGATGTGATCGACCTCTACCAGCTCCACCGGGCCGACCCCGAGGTGCCCGTGGAGGAGACCTGGGGGGCGATGGCGGAGCTGGTGACGGCGGGCAAGGTCCGTTCGCTGGGGCTCTGCGCCGTGGGGGCGCACGCCCCGCGCAGGTCGGGGGCCGGGCCGTTTGCGGGAACGATCCGGCAGTTGGAGCGGATCCAGCAGGTCTTCCCGGTCAGCGCCGTGCAGGCGGAGCTGTCGGTCTGGGCGCCCGAGGCGCTGGAGGAGTTGCTGCCCTGGTGTGCGGCGCGCGGGGTCGGGGTGCTCGCCGCGATGCCGCTGGGCAACGGCTATCTGACCGGGACGCTGAAGCCGGGGCAGGGGTTCGAGCCGGACGACCTGCGGGCCCGGCACCCCCGGTTCACGGCCGAGATGATGGCGGCGAACCAGCCGGTGGTGGCCGGTCTGCGGCGGATCGCGGAGCGGCGCGGGGCGAGCGTGGCCCAGGTGGCGCTGGCATGGGTGCTGCGGCAGGGCCCGCACGTGGTGCCGGTGCCGGGGGCGAAGCGGGAGCGGTGGGCGGTGGAGAACGCGGGGGCCGCCGATGTGGTCCTGGACGACCGGGACCTGGCGGAGATCGCCGGGCTGCCGCCGGCCCGGGGATCCTGGGACTGA
- a CDS encoding 2-hydroxyacid dehydrogenase, which yields MTATTSGATRAAVWLPFPADEIDGLPDGFDYLFWDGGPEYPGDPAHCVYYVVPYMKGSEIAVRPMGAMSAVQVVQTLSAGIDHVEPGLGLLRPGVRLCNAKGVHEASTAELTLALILASLRGIPGFVHGQENEEWRSGFYPALADKSVLIVGYGSIGSAIEDRLAPFECARVARVARSARTTERGPVHTLDDLPALLPEADVVVLSTPLNPSTQGLVDAEFLAAMRGGALLVNVARGGVVDTKALLTELESGRLRAALDVTDPEPLPSGHPLWHAPNVLITPHVGGSTSAFEPRAKRLLAAQLTRFAAGEPVVNVVSTTG from the coding sequence ATGACTGCGACGACTTCCGGCGCGACGCGTGCCGCTGTGTGGCTGCCCTTTCCGGCCGACGAGATCGACGGACTGCCCGACGGGTTCGACTACCTCTTCTGGGACGGCGGTCCGGAGTACCCGGGCGATCCCGCGCACTGCGTGTATTACGTCGTCCCGTACATGAAGGGTTCCGAGATCGCCGTACGGCCCATGGGCGCGATGAGCGCCGTCCAGGTCGTGCAGACGCTCTCGGCGGGCATCGACCACGTGGAGCCCGGCCTCGGCCTGCTGCGCCCCGGCGTACGCCTCTGCAACGCCAAGGGCGTCCACGAGGCATCCACCGCCGAGCTGACGCTCGCCCTGATCCTGGCCTCCCTGCGCGGCATCCCCGGTTTCGTCCACGGCCAGGAGAACGAGGAGTGGCGGTCCGGTTTCTATCCGGCGCTCGCCGACAAGTCCGTCCTCATCGTCGGGTACGGCTCCATCGGCTCGGCCATCGAGGACCGGCTCGCGCCCTTCGAGTGTGCGCGGGTCGCACGCGTCGCGCGCTCCGCCCGGACCACCGAGCGCGGTCCCGTACACACGCTCGACGACCTCCCGGCCCTGCTGCCCGAGGCCGACGTCGTGGTCCTCTCCACCCCGCTGAACCCCTCCACGCAGGGGCTGGTGGACGCCGAGTTCCTCGCCGCGATGCGGGGCGGCGCCCTCCTCGTCAATGTCGCCCGGGGCGGAGTCGTGGACACCAAGGCCCTGTTGACCGAACTGGAATCCGGACGGCTGCGGGCGGCGCTCGACGTCACCGACCCGGAACCGCTGCCGTCCGGCCATCCTCTCTGGCATGCTCCAAATGTCTTGATCACGCCTCATGTGGGCGGCAGCACCTCGGCGTTCGAACCGCGTGCCAAGCGACTGCTGGCCGCACAGCTCACCCGCTTCGCGGCCGGCGAGCCGGTGGTGAACGTCGTCAGCACCACCGGCTGA